The following nucleotide sequence is from Azoarcus sp. CIB.
GCGAAGTGGTACCAGAAGCCCATCATCGCGGTGCCGCCGAACATCTTCGAGAAGATCTGCGCCATGCCTACCGCAAGGGTCGGCGCGCCGCCGGCACGCGCGATGATCGTGTTCTCGCCGACCGCGGCCGCGGTGCCGGTGAGCGTTTCCGGCGTTACCACGAAGCCCCAGCTCGAGATCACTTGCGCAGCGCTTTCGGCCGTCGGCCCGAGCACGGCGAGCGGGCTGTTCATCGCGAAATACACGCCCGGGTCGATGATGGATGCGGCAACCAGCGCCATGATCGCGACGAACGATTCCATGAGCATGCCGCCATAGCCGATCAGGGGCATGTGCGACTCGTTCTCGATCATCTTCGGGGTGGTGCCGGAAGAAATCAGCGCATGGAAGCCGGATACGGCGCCGCAGGCGATGGTGATGAAGAGGAAGGGGAACAGGCTGCCCGACCAGGCGGGGCCGGTGCCGTCGATGAAGCGCGTGACCGCCGGCATTTCGAGGTCGGGCGCGACGAACAGGATGCCGACCGCGAGCGCGAGGATCGCGCCTATCTTGAGGAAGGTCGACAGGTAGTCGCGCGGCGCGAGCAGCAGCCACACGGGGAGCACGGAGGCGACGAAGCCGTAGCCGATCAGCAACCAGGTAAGTTGCGTGCCGGTGAAGGTGAACAGCGCCGCCAGCGCGGGATCGGCAGCGATCTTGCCGCCGCCCACAATGGCCCAGATCAGCAGCACGAAGCCGATCACCGAGATCTCGCCGATACGCCCCGGGCGGATGTAGCGCGCGTAGATGCCCATGAAGATCGCGATCGGGATCGTCGCGGCGACGGTGAAGGTGCCCCACGGGCTTTCGGCCAGCGCCTTCACGACGATCAGCGCGAGCACCGCGAGGATGATCACCATGATCATGAAGGTGCCGAACAGCGCGATCACGCCGGGAATCGGCCCGAGTTCGGACTTGATCAGGTCGCCGAGCGAGCGGCCGTCGCGGCGCGTGGACACGAATAGCACCATGAAATCCTGCACTGCGCCGGCCAGCACGACGCCAGCCAGGATCCACAACATGCCCGGCAGGTAGCCCATCTGCGCCGCAAGCACCGGGCCGACCAGCGGGCCGACCAGCGGGCCGGCGCCGGCGATGGCGGCGAAATGGTGGCCGAACAGCACGTACTTGTTGGTCGGCACGTAGTCGAGGCCATCGTTGTTGCGGCAGGCCGGGGTACTGCGGTCGGGATCCAGCGACATCACCCGTTTCGCGATGAACAGGCTGTAGTAGCGATACGCGATGAGGTAAACGGAAACCGCGGCGACCACGATCCACAGGGCGTTGATCGTTTCACCGCGATTGAGTGCGATATATGCGAGCGCGAAAGCGCCGAAGATGCCGACAAGCGCCCACAGCGCGTGTCTCGACAGCGTGGCCATCTATACTCCTCCTCTCTCCGGATAGGCCGTTGAATCAGGCTCTGGTCTTACCGGATCTGGTTCCGGGTCCCGGCACCCGTGTGCCGGGGATCACACATTAATGTCGCGGAACGGCGCTCCGCGGACCATTCGCACTACTACTTTCCGGGTCTGCGTAGTACTACGCAGACATGCCGGGGGACTGCCACGCGGCTCTACAATCGCGAGCAGGCAACGGGGGAGAGGAAGGCTTGCGACTCAAGCACAAAGTCATCGTCCTGGCTGTCCTGCCGCTCATTGCGGCGGTGGCCGCGATCGCGATCCTCGTCGCGATGCAGGCGCGCGACCTCGAGCGGCAGCAGGAAAGCGTGCTGAACGAGGCGATGCTCGCGGCGAAACGTGCCGAGCTGCAGCACTACGTCCAGCTCGCGCAAACCTCCATCGACCACCTGTATTCGTCGGGGCGCGACGACGAGGTGACCAAGGCGGAGGCAAAGCGCATCCTCAGCGAGATGAACTACGGCGACGACGGTTACTTCTTCGCCTACGACGTCACCGGCCTCAACATCGTGCATCCGCGCCAGTCCGAGCTTGTCGGCCGCAATCTGTGGGACAAGCAGGATTCCGAGGGACTCCCCGTCATCCAGCGCCTGATCGCCGCGACGGCGTCCGGCGACGGGTTTCTCCAGTACAAGTGGAACAAACCCTCGACGGGCAAGGAAACCGACAAGCTGGGCTATGTGGTGAAGCTCGATCGCTGGGGCTGGGTGCTCGGGACCGGCATCTACCTCGACGACGTCGAGAGCATCCGCAGCAAGCTGCGCGACCGGATGTCGTCACGCATCGCGGCAACCGTCGTGGGCTTCACGGTCGTGGGGATCGTCGCGGCGCTTATCGTGTTCGCCGGCGGCATGGCGCTGAACATCAGCGAACACCAGCTCGCCGACCGCCGGCTGAAGGCGCTCGCGCAGCGCATCGTGACCTCGCACGAGGAGGAGCGCACGCGCGTCGCACGCGACCTGCACGACGGCCTCAGCCAGTTGCTGGTGTCGGTCAAGTTCCACCTCGAACTCGCCAAGGAGCGCGCGCTTGCGGGGCGTGACGACGTGGCGGAGCACATCACCAAGGGGCTCGAAGGACTTGGCGTGGCGATCGGCGAGATCCGCAGCATCTCGCACAACCTCCGCCCTTCGCTGCTCGACAACCTCGGGCTGTCCGCCGCCCTGCGGCAACTCCTAGACGAGTTCCACCTGCGCACCGGCATCGTGGTCGACGCCGACATCGGCAAGGTCGATCTGCTCGCCGACGAGGCAGGCGCGACGACGCTGTATCGCATCGCGCAGGAAGCATTGACGAACATCGAACGTCACGCCGTCGCCCATCACGTCCGCATCGCCCTTGCGTCCGGGGGCGGGGCAGTCCGCCTCGTGATCGCCGACGACGGGCGCGGCTTCGACACCTCCCGCATCGATCACCCGCGCAGCGGCGGAATCGGCCTGCGCAACATGCGCGAGCGCATCGAGCATCATGGCGGGAAGCTTGCGGTCAGCTCCGTGCCCGGCCATACCGAGCTCAGTGCGCTGCTGCCGTGCCCGAATGCGAAGAAAGGAAACCTGACATGAGCGATACCACCGATCCCGGCACGCGGATTCGCCTGCTGCTCGTCGACGACCACCAGCTCGTCCGCGACGGCCTGCGCGCGCGGCTGGGCGACATCCCGGAGATCGACATCGTCGGCGAGGCGGCCAACGGCGAGCAGGCCCTGACCGGCGCGGAAACCCTGCGCCCGGACCTCGCGCTGGTCGATGTTGGCCTTCCCGACATCAACGGCATCGAACTGACCACGGCGCTCGCGCAACGGCGCCCGGAGCTGCGTGTGCTGATCCTAAGCATGTACGACAGCCAAGGCTACGTGATGTCGGCGATGCGTGCGGGCGCGCGCGGCTATGTGCTCAAGGATGCGCCCTCGGCCGAGATCATCGCGGCGATCCGGGCGGTCGCCGCCGGCGGTGTCTACTTCAGCAGCGCCCTGACCGCGGCGCTGTCGACACAGGCGGACGACGCGACGGCCCTGACGGAGCGGGAACGGGAAGTGCTGATCTTCGTCGCCCAGGGCGACAGCAACAAGCGCATCGCGCAGAAGCTGGACGTCAGCGTGCGCACTGTCGAGACGCATCGCCTGAACCTGCGCCGCAAGCTCGGCATCGAGACGGCGGCGGGGCTCGCGAGCTATGCGCTGAAGCGCGGCTGGCTCAGGGGTTGAGCTGCCGCGCGGCGATCAGGATTTCTCGCCGCGCGCCGCCAGATAGATCCCCGCAAGGAGCAGCGCGAAGCCGCCGAACTGCAGCGGCGCGAAACCCTCGCCAAAGAAGATGAAGGCCATCGCCGCGCTGCCGACGGGCTCGCCGAGCGTGACCACCGCGACGAAGGTCGCCGAGACGTGGCGCAGCGACCAGTTGTAGGCGGTGTGTCCGAGCAGTTGCGGCCCGAGCGCCATGCCGGCCAGCACCGCCCACGCGGTGACGCTGAAGCCGCTGAGCGGGGCCCCGCTGCTGCTGCTTGCGGCGACCAGGAACAGCGCGGCGGTGCCGTACGCAAGCCACACATAGGCGGGCAGCGGCAGCCCCGCCCGCAAGCGGCGGCCGATCAGCAGGTAGGCCGAGAAGCACCACGACCCGACCAGCGCCAGCAGGTTGCCGAGCATCGGGTTCGCCCCGGCGCCGGCGTTCTGGCTGTCGCTCCAGAAGATCAGCAGGCTCCCGCCGAAGGACAGCGCGATGCCGCCCAGCATCATGCGGCTGGGGCGCTCGCGAAACAGCACGAAGGACGCCAGGCCGATCCACAGCGGGTTGGTGGTCACCAGCGCCGTACTGGAAGCGACCGAGGTGTATTCCAGCGAGGTGATCCAGGTGCCGAAGTGCAGCGCAAGAAAGAAACCCGCCGCCAGGGCGAGCAGCCCCTGGTGACGGTTCAGCCTTGCGAGCACGTTCCCCGACTGCAGCAGCGCAATCGGCGTCACGACGAGCGCTGCCAGCCCAAGCCGCCAGCTCGCCACGGCGAGCGAGGGCACCCCTTCGGCCTGCGCCAGGCGCGCGAAGATCGCACCGAAGGAGATCGCCAGCAGCCCGATGCCCAGCACGACAAAGGGCATCCAGCGCGGCGGGGCGGCAGTTTGTCCCGTCAATGCCCGCCCTCGAGGTAGGCCGCGCGCACTTCGGGGCTCGCGAGCAGCTCCTGGCCCGTGCCCGCGAGCACGATCTCGCCGTGCTGCAGCACGTAGCCGCGATGGGCGCAGCGCAGCGCATGGTGGGCGTTCTGCTCGACCAGTAGCACCGTCATGCCGTGCTCGGTGTTGAGTTCGCGGATGATCTGGAAGATGCGCTTGATGTAGATCGGCGCGAGGCCCAGCGACGGCTCGTCGAGCAGCAGCAGCTTGGGCCGGCTCATCAGCGCGCGGCCGATCGCCAGCATCTGCTGTTCGCCGCCCGACAGTGTGCCGGCGCGCTGCGATGCCCGCTCCTCGAGGATCGGAAACATCGCGTACACCCGCTTGATGTCGGCGTTGAAGTTCGCCGGGTCGGCGAAGGCCGTGCCCATCAGCAGATTCTCCATCACCGTCATGCGCGGGAAGATGCGACGCCCTTCCGGCACGATCGCGATGCCGCGGCGCGAGATCAGGTGGCTCGGCACGCGCGTGATGTCCTCGCCGTCGAACACGATGCGCCCCGACGAGGCGCCCGGCTTGCCGAACAGGCTCATCATCAGCGTCGACTTGCCCGCACCGTTGGCGCCGATCAGCGTGACGATCTCGCCGACCTGGACCGTCACATCGACACCGCGCAGCGCGTGAATATGGCCGTAATGGGCGTGCACGCCCTCCATGTGCAGCATCATGCGGCGATCCCCCCGGATGCGGTTTCGTCGTCATCCTCGCCGAGATAGGCCTTGATGACTTGCGGGTCGTTGCGGATTTCCTCCGGCGTGCCTTCGGCGATCTTGCGCCCGTAGTTCAGCACGCAGATGTGGTCCGACACGTTCATCACGACGCTCATGTCGTGCTCGATCAGCAGGATCGCGATGCCTTCCTCGCGGCACAGCGACAGCAGCAGCGTGTTGAGCTCCGCCGATTCGCGCGGGTTCAGGCCCGCAGCCGGCTCGTCCAGACACAGCAGCACCGGATCGACGCACAGCGCACGCGCGATCTCGATGCGCCGCTGCGTGCCGTAGGGCAGGTCACCCGCGGCGACGTCGGCGATATCGGTCAGGCCGAGCCGTTCGAGCCAGTGCGCGGCCGTCTTCAATGCCTCGGCCTCGGCCTTGCGGTAGCGCGGCAGGCGGAAGATGCCGCCGATCGAGAATCCCGAGGCTTTCTGCAGGAAGTTGTGCTGCGCGACGATCAGGTTCTCCAGCACCGTCATCTTCGGGAACAGGCGGATGTTCTGGAAGGTGCGCACGACCTGCGCATCGCGTGCGACGCGATGCCCGGTCATCGACTCCAGGCGCATCTCGCCCTTCTTCGGATGCACGAGGCGCACGCTGCCGGTGGTCGGCTTGTAGAAACCGGTCAGGCAGTTGAAAAAGGTCGTCTTGCCGGCGCCGTTGGGGCCGATGATCGCGGTGATCTTGCCCGCCGGGACCGACACCGACAGATCGTCGATCGCCGTCAGGCCGCCGAAACGCATCGTCAGGTTCTCGACCGAGAGCAGGGTAGCGGTGCTCATGACTGACCTCCCGCGGCGGCCGCCTTGTTGAGACGGATCGTCGGTTCGCGCGAGGACAACAGCCCGCTCGGTTTCCAAACCATGATCAGCACCATCGCCGTGCCGAACAGCAGCATGCGGTATTCGGAGAAATTGCGCCCCAACTCCGGCAGCAGCACCAGCACCAGCGCGGCGAGCACCACGCCCAGCTGGCTGCCCATGCCGCCCAACACCACGATTGCGAGGATCGTCGCCGACTCGGTAAAGGTGAAGCTTTCCGGCGAGATGAAGCCCTGGCGCGCAGCGAAGAACACACCGGCGAAGCCGCCCAGCATCGCACCGATCGCGAAGGCCGAGAGCTTCACGTTGGTCACGTTCATGCCCATCGCCTTGCACGCGATCTCGTCCTCGCGCAGCGCTTCCCATGCACGCCCGACCGGCAGCTTGCGCAGGCGCGACACGAAGACGTTGGTCAGCAGCGCCAGCACCAGGATCAGGTAGTACAGGAAGATGATGCGGTGCATGCCCGAGAACTCGAGCCCGAAGAAGGTCGCGAAGCTCTGCGTGCCTTCCGCCGGGTTGCGATCGAAGGGCAGGCCGAACAGCGTCGGGCGCGGGATCGATCCGATGCCGTTGGGTCCGTTCGAGAGCTCCGTCCAGTTCACCAGGATCACACGGATGATCTCGCCGAAGCCCAGCGTCACGATCGCCAGATAGTCGCCGCGCAGGCGCAGGATCGGGTAGCCGAGCAGGATGCCGAAGGTCGCGGCCATTGCGCCTGCCGCCGGCAAGGCCTCCCAGAAGGTCCAGCCGAAATGCGAAAAGAGCAGGGCGTAGGTGTAGGCGCCGACCGCATAGAATGCGACGTAGCCGAGGTCGAGCAGGCCGGCCAGTCCAACGACCACGTTCAGGCCCCAGCCGAGCATCACGTAGATCAGCACCGTGGTCGCCGTGTCGATCACGTAGCGATTTTCGGAGAAGGCAATCGGCAATGCGATCGACGCGCCCAGCACGGCCCACCCGATCACCTTGATCGCCTGCGGCGTGCGGTCGATCTTCGCGACCACCGGTTTCGCCGCGCGACGGTTGCGCACCTGATCCATGACCCAGCGGAAGATGAAACGGCCGACGAAGGAGGCTCCGACGAAGGCCCCGAGCATGCCGAAGCGGGTCTGGACGGTCAGGGCGCCGCCCTGGTCGACGGTCGTCAGGCCGACCATCGGAATGCCCAGCAGCAGCGCGACGAACGCCACCCAGGCCGCGTCCTTGAAGCGTTCGGCGGGCGTGCGCGCGTGGCGCGCGATGATCACGGCGCTCATCAGACCTTCTCCACTTCGGGACGGCCGAGCAGCCCGCTCGGGCGGAACATCAGCACCAGGATCAGGATCGAGAAGGTCGCGACGTCCTTGTACTCGGGCGACAGATAAGCTGCCCAGAACGCTTCGATCAGGCCGATGATCAGCCCGCCCAGCATCGCGCCCGGCAGCGATCCGATCCCGCCCAGCACTGCGGCGGTGAAGGCCTTGATGCCCGCGACGAAGCCGATGAAGAAGTCCACCACGCCGTAGTACACCGTCACCATCACGCCCGCGACTGCCGCAAGGGCCGCGCCGAGCATGAAGGTCGCCGAGATCGTGCGGTCGACGTTGATGCCCAGCAGCGCCGTCATCGTGCTGTCCTGCTCGCACGCGCGCTGCTGGCGCCCGAAGGCGGTCTGCGTGATCAGGTACGTGAAGGCCACCATCAGCACGATGGTGACGAGCACGATCATGATCTGCGTCCAAGAGATCTGGACCGTAAAGCCGCCGGATTGCCAGATCTCGATACCGCCTTCGAGCACCGGCGGGATCGGCTTCACGCGCGCCCCCTGGGTGAGCTGCACCATGTTCTGCAGGAAGATCGACATGCCGATCGCGGAGATCAGCGGGGCGAGGCGCGTCGAGCCGCGCAGCGGCCGGTAGGCCATGCGCTCGACCGCCCAACCGTAGGCCGACGTGAAGAAGATTGCGGTGATCAGTACTGCGGTGATTGCCAGCGGCAGCGACGTGATGTCGAAGGCCGCGAGCAGCGTGAAGGCGGTGACCGCGATGAACGCGCTCACCATGAAGATGTCGCCGTGGGCGAAGTTGATCATGCCGATGATGCCGTACACCATCGTGTAGCCGATCGCGATCAGGCCGTACACGGCCCCCAGCGTCAGGCCATTGATGAGCTGTTGCAGTGCGTATGCCACAGCAGTCTCCTTTCTCGTTTTGTGTGTGTTTCTCGCGAGCGGCGTCCGCTGGCCCGATCGGCGGACCGCGCGGGGCGTCATCCCGTGAGAGTGCGCCGCCGGCCTTGTGGACCGGCGGCGCGTTGGCCGGGCGGATCGCCCGGCCGGTGACTAAACCAAAGAAGGATTACTTGGCGGCGTAGTCGTACTGGCCGCCCTTCCACTGGTACACGACGAAGCCGGGCTGCTTCTGGTCGCCCTTGGCGTCGAAGGCGAGTTCGCCGATCACAGTCTTGAAGGTGTTACCGCGCATCGTCTTCTCCAGGTCGGCGAACTTGGTGCTTTTGGCCTGGGTCGCGGCGTCGGCGAAGAGCTGCATCGCCGCGTAGGCGTACATCACGTAGCCTTCGGGCTCCACCTTGGCGTCGCGGAAGCGTTTCACGATCGGCGCCGCATCCGGGTTCTTGCGCGGATCGGGCGAGAACGTGAACATCACGTTGTCGGAGTTGGCGCCGGCAGCGGTGACGAGCTCCGAGTTGGTCATCGTGTCGCCGCCCATCACGGTCAGCTTCAGGCCGGCCTGCTGCGCCTGGCGCAGGATCAGGGCGACTTCGGTGTGATAGCCGCCGTAGGCCAGCACTTCGATGCCGGCCTGCTTGAGCTTGGTCACGATCCCCGAGTAATCCTTCTCGCCCGCAGTGATCGACTCGCGCAGCGTCGGCTTCAGGCCCTTGGCGGTCATCGCCTTGGCCATCTCGTCGGCCAGGCCCTTGCCGTAGGCGCTCTTGTCGTCGAGCACGGCGGCCTTCTTGCCCTTGAACTTGTCGGCGATGTAGCTGCCGGCGACCAAGCCCTGCTGGTCGTCACGACCCATGATGCGGAAGATGTTCTTCAGCCCGCGCTCGGTGACCTGCGGGTTGGTCGACACGGTCGCCATCGGGATGTCGGCCTCGACATACACTTCCGACGCCGGGATCGTCGAGCTCGAGCACCAGTGGCCGTGCATGAACACGATCTTCTTGTTGACCATCGTGTTCGCGACCGAGACCGCCTGCTTCGGGTCGCAGGCGTCGTCGCCGACTTCCAGCTTCAGCTTCTGCCCGAGCACGCCGCCCTTGGCATTGATGTCGGCGATCGCCATCTCCGCACCGCGGCGGATCTGGTCGCCGGCCGAGGCGTACTGGCCGGTCATCGGGCCCGCGATCGCCACCGTCAGGTCGGCGTGGGCGAGCTGCGCCTGCGCGCCGAGCGCGAGGAAGGCGGTCGCAATCAGGGTCTTCTTCATGTGTTTCCTCCGTGGTGTCTGTGGTCTTTCAGGTACTGCACGAGCGACGCCCCCGCATCGAGCACATGGGCCCGCGTCAGGGACGCCGCAGCGTCGGGGTCGCGCCTTGCGAACGCATCGAGGATCGCGCTGTGCTCGCTCTGCGTCTTGGGCATCTCGGTCTGCGCCGTCATCGCCAGCAGCGCGCGCACGTAGCGCTCCAGCTTGTCGTAGAGCGCGCGGATCTCGGCCAGCAGGATGGGCCGGTCGGCGTCGGCGTAAAGCGTCGAATGGAACAGCCAGTTCAGTTCGCCCCAGCGTCCGGGGTCTTGCGACGCGCCGAACTCGGCCAGCTTCTGGCGAGCTTCGTTCAGGCGTTCGTCGCTGATGCGGGCTGCTGCGAGCCCGGCGGCGCGTGCTTCGAGCATCGCGCGGATGTCCATGTATTCGAGGATTTCGGCCGGCGACAGGCCGGCCACCACGGCACCACGGTTCTTCGTGAAGCGTACCAAGCCCTCCGCCTCCAGCCGCTTCAGTGCTTCGCGCACCGGGATCTTGCTGACATGGAATCGGGCCGCGATCTCATCCTGGCGAAGCACCACACCGGTCGCGAGGTGCCCACTGACAATCGCATCGCGCAGCGAACCGGCAATCTGGTCGGACGCCGAGAGACGCAAGACGCGCGGGACTGCGAGTTGTTCGAGTGGCATAGCCGTGGAGGGTCTTGTGTAAGATCGTATACGTTATACGGAGCGGCGCGAAAACTACCCGCCCGCGCAACGGAATGCAAGCTGCACTGCAATATCAGGATTTGCCGATCTTTTCGGCGTTGCGCTCAGGCGTCGGGGAGCTTCAGTTCCGCCCACATGACCCACTGTCCGCAGGCATTGCGGGGACTGCGCAGGGTGCCGTGCCACGGCCCCTCGTTGCACGGTCCGCGGGCATCGTCCTCGTACTCGACCTCGCCCGGATTCGCTCCGGGCTTGCGCGCGCCGCCCCAGCGTTTGCACGAAACGCAGCGCTTGCGGTCGGCGGGCTGGACGGCCATGGCGGTGAAACGGGAGGAGGGGTTCAGGCCGCCTTGCGTGCGAGATGCGTCTCGAGCGCCGGGCGAAGATTGCACTCCTGCTGCCAGCCTCGCCGCTCGTCATTGGCGAAGGCATACGCACGCGCCTCGTCATCGCCGAGGGCGGCCAGGGTTTCCAGCGTGCGTTGCAGGAATACGTGCTGCGGCAGCATCGTGCCGAAGAACTGCACCAGATCGCCGCGCTGGATCAGCAGCGTGGGGAAGTTCTCGATGTCGAGGTCGCCCGCCACGTCGGCATCGTCCTCCACATCCACCCAATGGAAAGCAGCCTGCGGCCATTTCGCCGCGAGCGCCTCGAATCCGGCGCGGTATTCGCGGCACGTACCGCACCATTCGGCGCACAGGCAGACGACAAGCAGTTCGGGCAACGCGGGGGTGTCCATCGGCGGAAACGGTCGGGGCAATGACCCCGAGGCTAGCATATCCGGCGTCGAAAACGCTCCGCTTCGTCCGCCGGCAGCGGAATCACGCGACCGGCCTGATGCTGAATACCGCCGGGTCGTCGCAATGCTCGAGCAGGATCCGGCGCACCCTGTCCTGCCAGAGGCGTCCGAAGCGCGCCGCGAGTTCGCTATCGCCCGGCGCATGCAGGCAGCGCCCCAGCAGTTCGGGCATTTCCGGGTCGGCCGGCACCGACGACAGGTCCGTTTGCGCGTCGACGGCCGCCCCCGTGTCCAGGCGCGTAAAGCGCATCGCCAGAGGCAGCTCAGCGGCGAAGTCCAGCAGGCCGCGGCGCACGAAGCGGCCCCCCAGCCCCTTGAACCCGCCGTCGTGCGCGGCACCGGTCAGCAACGTGACGACGCTCGCGATCACCCCCGTGACGCCCTCGTCGACGCGTCCGCGGAACGCGACCCTGACGCCGCCACGCTCGGGCAGTTGATCCGGATAGAGTGCCTGCAGTGCATGCACGCAGACCATGTATGCCGACGCGACGGTGGGGCAGGAATGGCCGGCGAGCTTCACCGCATCCTCGTACCCGTACGCGATCACGCCGCCCTCGCTCGCGCCGAGAAAGGCCGCCAGCGGGTCGCGCACTTCGATCCGACGCACGTCGGTAAAAAATTCCGGAAACCGCATTCGAGACCTCTTATCCTTTCGTGTGTTGGCGGCATTTGCCGGGTGGCTTGCGCCGGGGCGCGCCATCCGGCAACTTCGGTCATGTTCCAAGGATCTCAGCAAGGCTGCCGTCGTCTCATTGATGCCCGTCAAATCGCTATCCGGGCTCGTACCAGGCCAATAACCAATTGTTCGAATGGGAAGGGGGCTCCATGAGGTGGTTCTCATCGCTTCACGCCACGCCAGGCGTCGATGGTTCGGGCTGCAACGCACGCCTTGCACGCTGCATTGGTTCGGTGCTGATGGTCTCTACCCTTTGGCTGTCGCCCGCGACATGCGCGCAAACGGTGGTCCGTAGCGAGGCCGGGCCGGTCCGCGTCACCGAGGTCGCGCGCGGGCTCGAAACCCCCTGGTCGCTCGCCTTTCTGCCCGACGGAAACATGCTCGTCACCGAGCGCGCCGGACGGCTGCGCGTCGTGACGCCGGACGGCAAGCTGTCGGCACCGATCCAGAATGTTCCGCGCGTCCATGCGAGCGGGCAGGGCGGGTTGCTCGACGTCGTCGTCGGGCCCGATTTCGCTCGCGACCGCCTCATCTGGCTGTCCTTCGCGCAGCCGACCCAGAAAGGTGCCCGCACCGCCGTTGCGCGGGCGCGGCTGGACGAATCCTCCCGCAGCCTGCAGAACGTCGAGGTCGTGTTCGCCCAGCGCGACGATCCGGACGGCCGCAATCACTGGGGGTCGCGACTCGTGTTCGACCGCGACGGCAAGCTCTTCGTCACGCTGGGCGACCGCCACGCCTATCGCGACAGCGCTCAGGACCTGGGCAGTCATCTCGGCAAGATCGTCCGCATCCGGCCCGACGGCGCCATCCCGCCCGACAACCCATTTGTCGGCAAGACCGGCGCATTGCCCGAAATCTGGTCCTACGGCCACCGCAACGTGCAGGGCGTGGCGCTGCACCCCGTCACGGGCAAGCTGTGGGCTCATGAGCACGGACCCCAGGGCGGTGACGAGGTCAATGTCGTCCGTGGCGGAGCCAATTACGGCTGGCCGGTGATCACGTACGGCAAGGAATACGTCACCGGATTCAGCATCGGGGATGGGACGCAACGGGCCGACGTCGTGCCGCCGGTCAGGTACTGGATCCCGTCGATCGCGCCCTCGGGAATGACGTTCTATACGGGCGACGTGTTTCCGAAGTGGAAGGGCAGCCTCTTCGTCGGCGCCCTGCGCGGTCAACTCCTCGTGCGGATCGAACTGGACGGCGAAAAATTCGTCCGCGAGGAGCGCCTGCTGA
It contains:
- a CDS encoding cache domain-containing protein gives rise to the protein MRLKHKVIVLAVLPLIAAVAAIAILVAMQARDLERQQESVLNEAMLAAKRAELQHYVQLAQTSIDHLYSSGRDDEVTKAEAKRILSEMNYGDDGYFFAYDVTGLNIVHPRQSELVGRNLWDKQDSEGLPVIQRLIAATASGDGFLQYKWNKPSTGKETDKLGYVVKLDRWGWVLGTGIYLDDVESIRSKLRDRMSSRIAATVVGFTVVGIVAALIVFAGGMALNISEHQLADRRLKALAQRIVTSHEEERTRVARDLHDGLSQLLVSVKFHLELAKERALAGRDDVAEHITKGLEGLGVAIGEIRSISHNLRPSLLDNLGLSAALRQLLDEFHLRTGIVVDADIGKVDLLADEAGATTLYRIAQEALTNIERHAVAHHVRIALASGGGAVRLVIADDGRGFDTSRIDHPRSGGIGLRNMRERIEHHGGKLAVSSVPGHTELSALLPCPNAKKGNLT
- a CDS encoding ABC transporter ATP-binding protein; the encoded protein is MLHMEGVHAHYGHIHALRGVDVTVQVGEIVTLIGANGAGKSTLMMSLFGKPGASSGRIVFDGEDITRVPSHLISRRGIAIVPEGRRIFPRMTVMENLLMGTAFADPANFNADIKRVYAMFPILEERASQRAGTLSGGEQQMLAIGRALMSRPKLLLLDEPSLGLAPIYIKRIFQIIRELNTEHGMTVLLVEQNAHHALRCAHRGYVLQHGEIVLAGTGQELLASPEVRAAYLEGGH
- a CDS encoding ATP-binding cassette domain-containing protein, producing MSTATLLSVENLTMRFGGLTAIDDLSVSVPAGKITAIIGPNGAGKTTFFNCLTGFYKPTTGSVRLVHPKKGEMRLESMTGHRVARDAQVVRTFQNIRLFPKMTVLENLIVAQHNFLQKASGFSIGGIFRLPRYRKAEAEALKTAAHWLERLGLTDIADVAAGDLPYGTQRRIEIARALCVDPVLLCLDEPAAGLNPRESAELNTLLLSLCREEGIAILLIEHDMSVVMNVSDHICVLNYGRKIAEGTPEEIRNDPQVIKAYLGEDDDETASGGIAA
- the livM gene encoding high-affinity branched-chain amino acid ABC transporter permease LivM, producing MSAVIIARHARTPAERFKDAAWVAFVALLLGIPMVGLTTVDQGGALTVQTRFGMLGAFVGASFVGRFIFRWVMDQVRNRRAAKPVVAKIDRTPQAIKVIGWAVLGASIALPIAFSENRYVIDTATTVLIYVMLGWGLNVVVGLAGLLDLGYVAFYAVGAYTYALLFSHFGWTFWEALPAAGAMAATFGILLGYPILRLRGDYLAIVTLGFGEIIRVILVNWTELSNGPNGIGSIPRPTLFGLPFDRNPAEGTQSFATFFGLEFSGMHRIIFLYYLILVLALLTNVFVSRLRKLPVGRAWEALREDEIACKAMGMNVTNVKLSAFAIGAMLGGFAGVFFAARQGFISPESFTFTESATILAIVVLGGMGSQLGVVLAALVLVLLPELGRNFSEYRMLLFGTAMVLIMVWKPSGLLSSREPTIRLNKAAAAGGQS
- a CDS encoding response regulator transcription factor, with protein sequence MSDTTDPGTRIRLLLVDDHQLVRDGLRARLGDIPEIDIVGEAANGEQALTGAETLRPDLALVDVGLPDINGIELTTALAQRRPELRVLILSMYDSQGYVMSAMRAGARGYVLKDAPSAEIIAAIRAVAAGGVYFSSALTAALSTQADDATALTEREREVLIFVAQGDSNKRIAQKLDVSVRTVETHRLNLRRKLGIETAAGLASYALKRGWLRG
- a CDS encoding DMT family transporter — encoded protein: MPFVVLGIGLLAISFGAIFARLAQAEGVPSLAVASWRLGLAALVVTPIALLQSGNVLARLNRHQGLLALAAGFFLALHFGTWITSLEYTSVASSTALVTTNPLWIGLASFVLFRERPSRMMLGGIALSFGGSLLIFWSDSQNAGAGANPMLGNLLALVGSWCFSAYLLIGRRLRAGLPLPAYVWLAYGTAALFLVAASSSSGAPLSGFSVTAWAVLAGMALGPQLLGHTAYNWSLRHVSATFVAVVTLGEPVGSAAMAFIFFGEGFAPLQFGGFALLLAGIYLAARGEKS
- a CDS encoding carbon starvation CstA family protein; this encodes MATLSRHALWALVGIFGAFALAYIALNRGETINALWIVVAAVSVYLIAYRYYSLFIAKRVMSLDPDRSTPACRNNDGLDYVPTNKYVLFGHHFAAIAGAGPLVGPLVGPVLAAQMGYLPGMLWILAGVVLAGAVQDFMVLFVSTRRDGRSLGDLIKSELGPIPGVIALFGTFMIMVIILAVLALIVVKALAESPWGTFTVAATIPIAIFMGIYARYIRPGRIGEISVIGFVLLIWAIVGGGKIAADPALAALFTFTGTQLTWLLIGYGFVASVLPVWLLLAPRDYLSTFLKIGAILALAVGILFVAPDLEMPAVTRFIDGTGPAWSGSLFPFLFITIACGAVSGFHALISSGTTPKMIENESHMPLIGYGGMLMESFVAIMALVAASIIDPGVYFAMNSPLAVLGPTAESAAQVISSWGFVVTPETLTGTAAAVGENTIIARAGGAPTLAVGMAQIFSKMFGGTAMMGFWYHFAILFEALFILTAVDAGTRAGRFMLQDLLGTFVPAMKRTDSWAGNAIATALCVTAWGYFLYQGVVDPLGGINTLWPLFGIANQMLAAVALILCTVVLFKMKRERFAWVTVLPMVWLLACTLTAGWQKVFDANPKIGFLAQSSRYQDALARGDLLAPAKSLDQMHQIILNNQIDAGLTAFFMLVVLSILVFGARTCYQAYRVAHPTTQEVGAPGTSSQGAAA